Part of the Etheostoma cragini isolate CJK2018 chromosome 8, CSU_Ecrag_1.0, whole genome shotgun sequence genome, TCCCACATCCCCTCCTTCtagtttaatattgttttgtcaGAGAGTTTGTTCATGCAATCATTCATACAGTAGGCTAAGCTAGTGTTGTAGGGGTGAactcatagacagttaaagaaatggaccaacagatctcGTTGCTCTGGACAGAGATCTGTGAAgaatattagaagcacttttccagtgacAGCTAAGTGTTAatgtgcagcctccaactgagcttgacgaggtgccaagagaaatctcaatcactcccaatcagcagagacagaaagcataggtatactgtatgtaaggagataacatactGTAGGCCCAGGCTATTTATTGCTAACTGAAATGCTTGtttacattagtaattaaacctaaacagctcaaaactgtctgcttctcctgacaatacggtgatttgtcgactatgcaacgccaaatAGCTTGGTTATGAAACGAGCGGAGGAGAGGCTCACCCCCTTGGgtgaactagctagctagcaaactaCACACAATGGcagaaaatgttaatgttatcgACCGGGTTTTGGCAAAGCCATTTGAATGTCTTCATTCAGTGGTGAGTTTCTGTAAACAACaccagagtacggtctagacctgctcttaatggaaagcgcaatgagataactgttgttgtgatttagcgctatataaatcaaattgaattgaaattgaattgattacAAGGAgaaacttaaaattaaacagCAGCTTACATTAAcacctaagattgatttattagcACCTAAGATTGATTTAATGCAAAAGATAAAGGGCAAAGTAACATCTATTTTCAGTTCTCCAAGTATGACAAAGTCAGTTGACTGACTGGAAGTGATAAGAGAAAATGTCCTGCTGGCCAGGTCTCTTGATGAAACCATCTCACAGAtatgaaacattattattataaaatgttatttattattgtataatgtatatatattattattgtataatatatagtattatatatagtattataacattataaacaaatggacattttttatgATGTAGGCTGAAAATGAGCTGCCACTGCTGTCAACTGATATCCACTGATGCTCCTGCTAGATGGTAGGCAACTTCCAAGCTAACACTAACGCAAACTGAAGTTAAGTGAAGATGGGATGGGTTAGCAAGGCACCcctaaatgtgaaatgtttagGTTTGAGTTACGATTAGGGTATGTTTGACAGACAACAAGATAATCGAACAATTAGGGCAGGGCAATGGAATAAGAACTTtgaaaatatctttttatttcactgtgttTAACGTGTGTTTGGCAGCGGTGTTTTTGAGAAGcatcttgcttttcttttttgcttgttttttttgttgaatttccattaaacacatttcttgttggaACCTGAAACAAGGGCTTTAACAATAGGCAGCTTTCAGAGACGAGAAGGGAATAAGAAATGCAAAGTTAGCCAATCGGAGAACTTGAGTCAAACTGCAATTTAGGTACAAGAGCAAGCCATGTTTGTTAGATTTACATAACTATCAAATGCTTCATGCTGTAAAGCTGATGAAAGCATGAGTTAAGCTGGTCGTGACATGTGGTCTCCTCATCACTTAGTTTTTCAGGTTTATCAAGAAGGACagtattatttgttattatgtCTCTCTTATTCCTCTTGGGAAGCTTAACTCCCCCTTGAACCTTCAAAAACAAGCTCCTATTAACTAGACGTAGGGGGAAAGGGGATAAAGCCAGATGGCATGAGACTgctgtatgtttctgtttaactatgtatgtgtttgcaggTCTGTTTGTACAGTGTTTGAGTGTCTGtatgaattgtgtgtgttttaaacagaGAGACTAATTAAAATGCAGATAATATGCATGATGCACAGGCAGTTTAAAGATATAATTATCAAAAAAAGACTTTCAGGCCTCTGAACATGCACCTAGAAATATTCAACCCCTGGCAGAGCAGACAGGGAGAAAAAACAGGAAAGTCTGTAGACTTGTGGaagaaaatgtacacaaaagtTTATATCCATTTACACCAGTCCCGTTTCTTTGGGGGTAGCTATATCCAAAACCACAGCAGGAGCAGAGGAGACAGGAGCATGAGAAGGTGGAGGCAGCCTGCCAGATGGTCAGCGCACCCCCTTAGAGACTCCTGGCTGATCTCTTCCTGGTTGGGAGAGCCGTGCGGGGAGACTGAGGCCACTGGGTAGTTGTTGCGGTTGGAGCACATGTCGTAGAGGTTTCCGGAGAACTGCATCTTTTTGGATTCCTGGCGGAGAGATTCCCAGACAGCTGCTGCTTCATCCGGACAGCCGGCCATCGCCACGTTGGCACAGTCATGGAACTCATCCCACGACCTGAAGAAGGGAAGGAGTAAGAAAGAGATAAGGAGACAGGAGGACACTTTCCCACAAGaagacatactttattaatcccgcaaaggggaaatcacatttttaattattctttaCTAGTGCTGGGTACCAAATCCAGTTTTTCTGGGCACAAACCAAATCGCCTCTATAGTAGGCTACTAAGCAGGGCTGTCGTCAGATGCGTAACTATTGGTAAGCAGGGTATGCGTTTGCTTACGGGCCCAGACCAATCGGGGGCCCGTGTGACTGGAAGATACTGATTAACAGTGATATTATgtcaacatttgcagcatcttgagcctttttggtaaggttccTAGGAAATCTCAGCCCagagtaattaattaattaacaggagcagcagcagacagcagcttggttctgctctctgctctgaCCACAGTACAAatctgctcattaactatacaaTGTTTCCCCAACAACCCATCCACTAGTAATCAGAAtggtatttttttatgactCGATCTTTAGGTAAACTGGTTGCTGGACACTGGTTGCTGAAAGCattcaaatacaatacaaattaCGTGTCCCTGTAATCCGTTAtggttacaatttaaatagttgGTATTCAGAATACAGTTACATTATTGAAATCATTAGATTACAAGAAGATACTTCTGTTTCACAACTTTATTCACCATCTAAATTAATTAAGGCAACTCCATGCATTTCCCGGAAGCCccgaaattaaaacaaaaaaaatgagctTTTTGCGTAATGATAGAGATGGAACCGGAAACCGGGGCCAGGGCAGCAATGCGTTTCTATCTTGGAAATTCAAACAGCGTTTCACATTGAAGAAAGAACAGGGAGAACGAAATATAACTTTCAGTGCAACCTCCTTTCAGCGTCCAAATTACTCCACCTCCAACCGGAAgcatcttaaaggtcccattacatggtgctctttggatgcttttatacagaccttagtggtccccttattccatatctgaagtctatttgccaaaattcagccttggtgcagaattacagctgCTAGAGCCAGTGCCAGAATGTGTTatcttagtatgtgccatttctgagtctgtaacttttgaggaggagagggggagggggcaaggtggaggctgggcaTGTAGCCTTGCCGACTGCCAATTTGCATGTTTGAAGGCCATAATGTCTGTCTCCCAGGGGTGGGCCGAATTCTCAACAGGCAAAGTAAAGAAAGGGAGGGGAAACTCCAGATttgcccatctgagcttttttGAAATTTTCTGAAAGGCAGAGCAGTATACCCAGGACTCGATCTACACCTTttgtcatttctagccactggggggccatacccaggctgggggaactcatattaatgctAAAAACCTCATACAGTttaattgtcatgccatgggacctttaaagtaagTTATTTCTTTCAATTACGTTACTCAGATTGAGTAACGTAACGGAATATGTTACAAATTACATAATTTGGCcatgtattctgtattctgtaacggaatacgttttgaaagtatccttccCAACACTGGCTAAACCCAGGTACGAAGCTAGCATGTTGTTTGAATCATGTGTGTTAACATGGACATAAATATTGCAGTTATAAGGTTTATCCGGTTTTTGATCATATCATGTCAAAACATCATCATATGATGTTTACATGGCACGCAGAGAAATCAGGTTATTCATTATCGTTGTACAGGCTCGCtaacagctgtctgctctgagcaCATCCAtccacctctctccctctctccatctctccctctctctcttacaaAATGCTTcagtaaaatattttcatgatCTTATCATTATGATATGATAAATGAACGCCAGCACACTCCCatataaatattgaaatattataAGAACAGCTGATTTCTGGTGCAGTAAACAGATTCAGTTGGCGGGCGGTTCTGGTGCTTAATaagaagataaataaatagaatcCTGCCGGCACCACTGGTAGGGAGTAATGTTTATTTACACTGCCGCCACAGCTTTAGTCTTGCTCCACCCCAGCTGGATACAGACATTTTCAGCGCGTTCATTAGCAATGTACACAACAACCCTGAATGAGGGACATGCCATGTTTTTCTTGAATTTTCAACTTGGCCTAAATGCCCtgtcatttgacattttagtgGCCATGACATGTGACACCTTAAGTATGAAGCACACTGGCAAATAATCTCCTAGAGACACATGATTATGTGACTAGTGTATTTAACTAATGAAGATCTAAACAGACAAATCTGAAAACAAACTGGTGGTGATGCAGTGAGAGTGAAACATCCATCCTTTCACTGAATAAATCCAATTCAATCTGTCCCTCCCCTGAGTTTTCTTTGCCGTTGCCAAGAGACCATCTGCTGATCTTCACTTCTCTGGGAGCAAAGGTTGCCCTGTGGGTTAGACTAAAACGTGAAAGCCTTCATTAGTTCAGGGAATGGAAAAGCTGTCATGAACTGGGTGTTTGTTGAACCCCCGATGTGTTATAACCATCCATTTGAAACAATTACTCAGACCTGAGAAGAGTAACAATAAggggaaatgaaatgtaaaaaggaaagagtgaagaggaggaaggaaatTTGATGAAGGGGAGACAGAAGAAAGTCATCTTACACAGCGCTCTTTTGGACACAAACAATCTTTTTTCAGTGAATCATAGCATTACAATTTATTCCAATAACCTTCAAGCTCCACAACCAAAGCTGAGTCTATCTAACTTTAATTGGCTGCTAATTCTTCCTCTCATCATGAATGTGTTGGCTAAGTTGTCTCTCAGGAAAAACTGGCTGAGTGTTAagtagaagaagagagaaggagggcaGGTGGAGAAAGCAGAAGCAGATGGCTCTGTTTGAAATGAGCCTGACACAAAACACGTAAAGTACCTCGacacaaaagaacatttaaaaattccATTTAATTAATATCAACAACATGCCACTTTCTCAGTTTCATAACAGAGGCGCTCTGTGTATGTCAGCCAGGCAAACAAGACATACGTCAGTTTTGTTCTGTACTATGGGTTCATGTTAGTGAAGGCCATCACAAAGCTCTTATTCCTGCCCCGAGAAACCCGGTTGAACCATGAGAGCGGCTTTCCCAGAAGCCATGCACCTGAAAGCCGTTGTTAACTCCGTCCATACAGCTGACAAATTCACATGGCCTTCAGAAGAAAAGGACGTATCATCCCTCTACAACACATATCCTTGTATCCTCTCTCCTTGCATTATTTCCTTGTGACGCAAGGAAGGGAAACCAGTGAAGGTAACATAGATGACATTTAAGGACTTTGGATATACCCAAGGACCACATTGTGTTGACGCTAGTCTCGCATTAATGCAATactaataaattataataatttgtactttattaattctgcaaggtaaattacaatgttttcactcagtTGTTTCACTCACACTACACATAGGCCTGTGATAAACaaatgcactaatggagagatgtcagagtgagggggctgcagtTGTCGATGGACtggcaccccgagcagttgggccttgctcaagagcaccttggcagtgcccaggaggtgaactggcacctttcCAGTTACCCATTCACTAGCAGACTTTGGGGGCTGGGGGTATGGGGACTTTAACCAGCGTTCCCAACCCAaatccctacagactgagctgctgccacccTAACAGACATCCAgaggaatttccggcggcaacggagcaatcccagaagggGAACGTCGTGgaaatttacttttttgatgCTAATCCTTAAAATAACAGTCTGGCATACTCTCATTTTCACAAGATGGATTTCAAATCAATCCGAACAGAGCTTTGTCCATGTGTTAAGCTTAGTCCACTGTTTAGTAAACTTCTCCAGCAATTGTCCAATTATAGCTTAgaaacttttaacttttttatcataCTTATAATACTAGGACTAACTGACCCTACATTGCAATACAAGAACAGCAGTGGGGATGCTGACTTTCTGCCATGGACATGTAGCTGTAGCTTTAgtgtttttggttttcaaaaGAACAACAGATTTAAAGAGTAACCATCTTGGTAACACTAAAATACATCTGTGAAGGTTTTTTAGTTATACAGGGAAGaggttttttaatttaattattacattacatttactgaaaaaatttatttttaaaaactagaAAGAGCTCAATGAATAAAGGAATATAGCAGGTTAATTAACGAACATTACAATAACACGTTTTTCCTTTGTCAAAGGTTTTCAACTTTCAAAGAGAGTTTTCCACTGATTACCTTCTTACAGCACCAAAAAACATTGGTTAGCAAGACCAGTGTTTATTggctgtctctgtgtgtcacaCACGCTGCATTCACACAAAGTCAAAAGAATGAGAAAAACAGGACTAAGGGCCTGCTTCCATTGCAAAGCTGAGCTATTTATATCATGGATCTATCtctgtaaacaaataaatgaaactaATATCAAACTTCTCATCGGAGTTCAGGTTTGGCTCTGAGTTTTTCTTTAACCATAtacacagcaaacacagcagcttTGTACTTGTTCTAAGGTAAGTAGATGAACGTGCAATACGTCATACCAaaggaaagatagaaagagagaaacaaagatcTAAAGTATTGGTGAGGCTGGCTGCCTCTGAAAGGAGCAGTTTATCAGCAGAGATTTATTACTGTAGTTGGAGAGGGATTGATCACCAGAATCTAATTCAGACAAATAAGATGAATCACAATTGGATTTTTGCAGTCCTACTTTGAGATGCCCTGAAGGCAAAGTGTAGCTGTAACTCTCACCAAAGCCTACACAAGAAGACTCTGAAAAGACTTagaaaagactaaagtctgacaccATATCTGAAGACAATCTGTCATAAAGTCACTGAAGTTTAAGTCACAAATCACAAGATTTTGCAATGACTGGGTTACACTTTGAAACACAACAActacatccatttaaaaaacagttaaccAAGCTAGCTTGCTACCGCTAGCATTAGCTGGTAACTTGAGGGAAAGTTTGACAATTTTCTGTTCTGCCGTACATGGAGATGAATGGCAGCAGTACCTAGACTCGTGTTGGATGACTTGCTTCAGAAGAGTTGAAAATTGGCAACATCCCTCTTTAGCATTTAGTTTAGCACGATGC contains:
- the nrn1la gene encoding neuritin 1-like a — translated: MTSLMNSACLFFLPVALLLMQSPCPVAASSARRCHSIYKGFAQCLMALGDSLTDSARKNEDTHEIHSICRSWDEFHDCANVAMAGCPDEAAAVWESLRQESKKMQFSGNLYDMCSNRNNYPVASVSPHGSPNQEEISQESLRGCADHLAGCLHLLMLLSPLLLLWFWI